The Ipomoea triloba cultivar NCNSP0323 chromosome 14, ASM357664v1 region tttacaaaaaaaaaaaaaaaaaattaataactatataaCATCCAATGATATAGAAGTGGCATATTTACCAACtttcactcaaaaaaatatcattggattttaaatatttgaatcATCGTAACCACCATGTGCATCCATCTCGACGGTCAGAGAAGATATCGAACGCAATAACCTCTTGATAACGATCGTCGAAAAGTGGTCGGCCGGCTGACTTGACTTGGGTCCGGCAGAGCGGACATGAATTCCGGCCAGTGGCGAGCCATCTATCCAAGCAATCCCGGTGGAAAATATGGTTACACCTCAAGTCTCCAACTTCTTCTCCTTCCTCTATCTTGCACAAACAAACCGCGCATTCTACCGCCTCCGATTCGCCCCCGAAAACCCGACCTCCGAGCTCCGGCGACATTCCGGTGCCGTCGACGTTGAATTTGTAAGGCGGCGGCTGGCAGAATGATTGGATAAGGAGGCAATCCCAACCCAATTTTAGCTGCGACGCTgccaaaacgacgtagtttagTATAGCAGACTGCGGAAACATTCGGAgcaatttcttgaaaatgaaagtGCAGATTGCTATGAGGATGATGAAGGTGAAAGCATGTGAAGCGTTTCTCATTTTCATCTCTTAGTTTTCGTTTTCTTTCGCTTCACTTAGAGGCTGGGAAGGCTTGATTGGcttgtattttatacacacacacatatatatatataaacgtgtataatgtaatttatattaataaaagtttgatagtatatatataaatgtgttCAAAATGATGAATACAATAATGGCTGCCCAGCCAACCCTACATGAATTGTgcgtaaatttattttatttaattcatcAGCTTTGAAAGTTACAATTTTATAACCTTAAAATGCAAATAActgaagaaataaaaaatataaaagcataTTGTTAGACCACCATGCGTGCCTcaatgcaaaaaataaataaatattaaaaaataaaaaaaattgttgcatgcACTTAGGTCAATGAAAATGTTCTCTCAATCTCACATTAATTATTTAGcgtatataaatgaaatagttagtttataacaaaactataataaaccgtttatataaataatgtaataaCATAATTGTAGATATCATATTCATTAATACTTTAAtctatgtatataatattttatagcataaatgtaatacaaattttttagggattaaagtaataaaataagaaaattatagatatcatcaattttttaaagtacCTTATATATTATACATCATACCATAGGCTAAGGATCCTGTGAGAACAGTAGTACCATAGGATATAAATACGAACCAATCTTAGTcttacatctgtaaaaatttGATGGATctaattagatttttaaaaaatgaagtggtattttcgtaattatcatcaacttcactatgcaaatttgaacacttatatgtgcaatctttaacaactaaatatgcaaatctggtaaaatttataaaatcaacaaaaaaaaaaagctaaactttaaatataaacCATAAATGTTAGACTCTAAGGAGTAAAAAGTGaatcacaaaattaaataaaacaaaaaacttagtcataaactctaaaattgaaaccctaagtgcaatgccctttcgcatttttgcaagtgcaatatTTGAACACTAAATGTgtaatatattaatactaaatgtgcaaatcTGAAAAATTCTGAAAAATGCATATTTTTCAGATGTAAGGTtgaaattaattcttatttctcttCTAAAAACTTGCTCTCATTTGATCCAATACCCTATACCATAAATATTGTACTTCATAAGAAACCTAAAATAgacaaaatgtttttttttttaaaaggtcaATATATAAGTCCAGTTCTTATATTCGATTTGCATTAACCAAACGTCTGAAAGCCATCCCTAATTCTATCTAATGAGAACGAGCCATCATTACAGTTTTGTTATAAACTACTTCATTACTTATACTATAAATAATGTGAGATTAAGGAAATGTAAGATTATCTTATATATTtggctaaaattatagaaatataatattaacttgtttggtggggtaattatattactatcatTTCTTGGTCATTTATTGAGACGCGCCAATATGAGAAAACACTTTCATTGACCTAagtgcaataaaaaaaaaaattgcattgaGGCACGCATGTGGTCTAACAGtatgcttttatatttttaatttcatcagTTATTTGCATTTTAAGGTTATAAAATTGTAACTTTCAAAGCtgatgaattaaataaattaaatttgcgCAAAATTCATGTAGGGTTGGCTTGACAGCCATTATTGTATTCATCATTTTgaacacatgtatatatatactaacaaacttttattattaatataaattagaTTATACacgtgtttatatatataaatgtgtcTGTGCtctatatatcaaatatatattgtatttgcaGTTTCTTGGCATGCCCATGTGTTTACTATTGAACATATGCggcctaataataataaacatttagtGAACTTATATATAAAGCCTTCACTACAGCAGTAGACTAAACAAGCCAGCCAACTCTCTGAGAACAATTAATACTTCAATTCACAGCTTCTAACActagagagagaagaaaaaggaaatgagaaaCGCTTCCAATGCTTTCATCTTCGTCTTCCTCGTAATAATCTGCACATACATTTTCAAGAAACTGCTCCAAATGTTTCCGCAGTCAAGGATTCTAATCTGTGCTGTTTCAGTAGCAGCACAGCTAAAATGGGGTTGGGATTGCCTCCTCTTGCAATCTTTATGCCAATTTCCCAACAAATTCAACGTCGTCGCCGGAATGTCGCCGGAAAATGGTGGCTCCGAGGTGGGAGTAAGGGTTTTCAAGGGTGAATCGGATGGCGCGGTAGAATGTGCAGTTTGTCTGTGCAAGATAGAGGAGGGAGAAGAGGTTAGAGATTTGAAGTGTAAGCATATTTTCCACAGGGCTTGTTTGGATAGGTGGCTGGGCACTGGCCGCATTACTTGTCCGCTCTGCCGAACTCACGTCAAGACACCCAGTCGGCGTTTCCAAGATGATCTTCATCATAATCAAGAGGTTATCGTCTTCGATTTCTGCTCTCATCGTCGAGATAGATGCACATGGTGGttacgatgatgatgatgagaatgatCATTGCCGCTTTACATATCAAAATTCTTTGATTGTTTTTAAGGAAAAGgttgtagatatatatatttgtatcatGTTCTATATTTTGTCAATCTTTTTCAGGCCAAAGATTCATTGATTACTCCACCATAAGGGTTCAATCATGTCATCacctattaataaaaaattcataaaaaaaaaaagttaaatcaaGACATGTTTCACACACGTTCTTTAAAATCAATATCAGAATGAATACCAACTAACAGTGGAAATGGAGTTTCCATGACTGTTGTGAACTCAGAGTATGGTGCTCCAATGAATTCCGCCGAGACTCAAATTCACCCCTttttcatatgggagtgcaattACCGGATGCCGTTTAATTAACTTGGTTGTTTGGTTGATTGGAATTCTATCCTTTTCTAGTTCTTTTACCATGTACGTAAAATTACAAGAATTGGAAATTCTACCCTTTCCGAAGAATTACAATTGCATGCTAGATGGGAATGTTCAGTTGTTGTTTGGAAATTCTACCCTTTCCGAAGAATTACAATTGCATGCTAGATGGGAATGTtcagttgttgttgttgttaaggcATTTTATTAGTCTTTATATCTCATCTTACCTTTAAATTCTTATATCTACCAAACATTTCTATTTCTACttaccaaacaataaaatttgaattcctCTGTACTTCCCACTTTATTCATTTTCTAcggattacaatttttttcttccatAATTCCCTATTTCTAACCAAATGGATGGCATGTGGGAGTTGGCAACAGAATATGTTAGTTGTTCAAGATCGTTAGTGAGGTAATTACGTTGTTGGAGTCTTTGGATCACAAATATAAAAGTGAAGATGCTAGGGCAAGGAAGTTTGTCAATAGAGATTTTGGGGCAAAGAAATTTGTCTTGGAAGATTCCTTAACTATAAAATGGTGGATTCCTTAATGTAGGAGTAACTTTAGGGCGTGCTTGGTTCGCAAATGaaaatcggaatcggaatggaaatcaaatacttggtaatggtaatgggttttagtgaaagtattttacttgtttggtagtaggatggaattggaatgattattaatattgttgtttggttatgtatgatctataatgggaataaatattttaaaaatacaagaacaaaaaatgaaggcaatttattctaatataaagacatccaaagcaccaataagaacaaaaaaaaaataaaagtaaaaatctaaaagcattaatccaaacttaaaaaatcaaattaccaattaggAGGGAGATTAATGGAatgaaacatttattttattagggaatgaattttgtaattaaggggtaatcaaatataatagtagtgtgttttcaaaaaatataatagtagTGCTCTTGAatcttgtcaaccaaacaataacgaAGACTTTAATTCTTATTCCTGAAAGCTAAACTCATGAACTAAAACACTCTTAGGGTGTGtagtgtgtttggtaacccggaaaatgatttccataaatcattttccggacttTCGATGTTTAGAAacttccggaaaatgatttccattgACCATGAAAAATGACCATTATTTTTGTACGGTTTTTGAGTAAGAGTTCCTCTTAATAAAGGAACTGTATTCATACTAAAgtaaattcacatttttttatttagagttAAATTTGAAACTTTATGATTACCAAAGTTAACAACAACTTAGctgtaaatataatattaattaatttttcttgtagtCACGGAATGATGCtgaatttaataaataaatacattaatggagtattttatatattgaaaagCAGAATTCCTAAACTCTTAATTCGCACTTTCTTGGTCATTTCTTGAGACGCCATTATCAGAGAACACTTTCATTGACGTGAGCGCACATGCGACAAAAGAAATTTTGCATTCAGGCACGCATGGTGGTCTAACAGCAGtatgcttttatatttttaatttcttcagtTATTTGCATTTTAAGGTTATAAAATTGTACCTTTCAAAGctgataaattaaataaaataaatttgcgCAAAATTCATGTAGGGTTGGCTTGCAGCCATTATTATATTCATCATTTTGAacacatttatatatactacaaaacttttaataatataaattacattatacacgtttttatatgtatatatatatacgtgtgtgtaTAGAAATAAAATAGAAGCCAATCAAGCCTTCCAGCCTCTAACTCCAGAGATTAAGTGAAGCGAAAGAAAACGAAAACTAAGAGATGAGAATGAGAAACGCTTCACATgctttcatcttcatcatcctcATAGCAATCTGCactttcattttcaagaaaatgctCCGAATGTTTCCACAGTCTGCTATActaaactacgtcgttttggcAGCGTCGCACCTAAAATTGGCTTGGGATTGCCTCTTTATCCAATCATTCTGCCCACCGCCGCCTTACAAATTCAACGTCGACGGCACCGGAATGTCGCCGGAGCTCGGAGGTCGGGTTTTCGGGGGCGAATCGGAGGCGGTAGAATGCGCGGTTTGTTTGTGCAAGATAGAGGAAGGAGAAGAAGTTGGAGACTTGAGGTGTAACCATATTTTCCACCGGGATTGCTTGGATAGATGGCTCGCCACTGGCCGGAATTCATGTCCGCTCTGCCGGACCCAAGTCAAGTCAGCCGCCGGCCGACGACTTTTCGACGATCGTTATCGAGAGGTTATTGAATTCGATTTCTTCTCTGGCCGTCGAGATGGATGCACATGGTGGTTACGATgattcaaatatttaaaatccaatgatatttttttgagtgaaaGTTGGTAAATATGCCACTTCTATATCATTGGATGttatatagttattaattttttatttttttttgtaaattaattctATTGAATTGCAGTCGATCATATCAATCTGTTccctttatatatttatttacaaatgaGTACTATTGCAGACGGTTATGATCAAAAATAGAAATCATGTTCtaacaattttcatattaaaataaattaatggtCCATATAGAaacttgaaaaatgttttttgaaaaattatttccagaaaatgacacattttatgaaaaaatattttaattttattttggtgtttGATTTAATGTCAGAAAACTATATTCTTCGGTTTgacaaaaagttaaaaattacaatttttctgtttgatttattttttttaaaaatgaacataataataataataataataataataattattattattattattattattattattattatatgtggtgatggtggtgtgGTGATAGTGGagatggtggtggttgtggtggtacGGTGTTGGTGGTGGTCATGTGGTAGTAGTGGTGGTTGTGTGGTGGTGGTGACACTGTTGTAGTTGTGGTGTGGTATGGTGGTGGCGATGATTGTGGTGGCTTAGTGGCTGTGGtgtttgtaataataataatcgtgaaactaaatttaaaaacgAAGAGAGAAGAAAGATGGAAAACAAAGAATCCggaaaatgtcttcctacaTACTAAACAATCAGGAAGACATTTTCCTTCAAattaagcatttttttttgtttactatGATGAACATTTTCCTTCGGCTTCATTTTCTTTGAatatccaaacactggaaaatctgaaaaatgactttcggaagtcatttttttagttttcaaacTGACCCTAAGTCTCAAATGCGGCTTTGATGATCATTGATGAATCAATAAAAccaaacttttttttgaaattaaagtgacatgtttaattGTCTCTATTCCCATAAAGAAGCTCGGTAGTCTCATATATCTTATTTTGAAGATATCAGCATAGTCAGTTTGTAATATATAGAAGACAATAAACCTTTGTTGATGCTCATTATTAGTCTATCATCAATATAAACCAATAAATAAATCTGAGCGTTAGCAGTGTAATAGATAAACAAAGACACATAGATTTTTGAAGCCTTGAAGTCGATTGAAAGCAAGCAATCATGAAAACGTTTGAACCATGCACTACATGAGGTGCTTGTTTTAGGCCATAGAGTGGTTTCTCTAGTTACGTTTGCAAACATGATTAAGAAAATCTATGTCTACGTACCCTGGAGGTTGCTTCATAAAAATGTATTCACTTAGGAAGGCATTATCAATATCAAGTTGGCGGATTACCCAATTTTTTGTTATGGTAGGAGATAAGATAAATTTTATTGTAGTTGGTTCAACCACTGGATTGAAAGTGTCACATTaatcttctccttcaacttgATTAAATCCTTAGTCGCACCACCACACCAACCACAACTACAACAACAGCACCACCATCACTACTACAGaacaaccaccaccactaccacatgaccaccaccaacaccaacaccacgtacaccaccaccatcaccggccaccaccacaaccacaacCACCATCATCTCCACTACCACCACAACAACAccacaccactaccaccaccacaacaacaCCACATACACCACTaataccaccaccaccaccacaatcACCATCATCTCCACTACCACCACAACAACACCAcgccactaccaccaccatgccaccaccatcaccacagtacatgttgttattattattattattattattataacaaataatatgtttatttccatgaaaatgaaccaaacaaaaaaaatacaatttcttaacttttgTCAAACAAAAGAAGATAGCTTTCTGACATTCaatcaaacacaaaaataaaattaaaaaaaaaaattctaaaaagttAGTCGttttttggaaattatttttcagaaaacattttccaagtTTCGAAACATACCcttgatttattttaatataaaaattattaggacatgattaatttctattttccaTCATAACTATATGCAATAATACTCATTTGTAAATCAATATATAAAGGAAACAGATTGACTTGATCCACtgcaattgaatagaattaatttacaaaaaaaaaaaaaaaaaaaaaaaaaaaaaaaaaaNNNNNNNNNNNNNNNNNNNNNNNNNNNNNNNNNNNNNNNNNNNNNNNNNNNNNNNNNNNNNNNNNNNNNNNNNNNNNNNNNNNNNNNNNNNNNNNNNNNNNNNNNNaaaaaaaaaaaaaaaaaaaaaaaaaaaaaaaaaaaaaaaaaaactctataacATCCAATGATATGGAAGTGGCATATTTACCAACTttcactataaaaaaaaaaaaaacatcattggatttaaaatatttcaatcatCGTAACCACCATGTGCATCCATCTCGACGGCCAGAGAAGAAATCGAATTCAATAACCTCTTGATAACGATCGTCGAAAAGTCGTGGGCCGGTTGACTTGACCTGGGTCCGGCAGAGCGGACATGAATTCCGGCCAGTTGCGAGCCATCTATCCAAGCAATCCCTGTGGAAAATATGGTTACACCTCAAGTCTCTAACTTCTTCTCCTTCCTCTATCTTACACAAACAAACCGCGCATTCTACTTCCTCCGATTGGCCCCCGAAAACCCGACCTCCGAGCTCCGGCGACATTCCGGTGCCGTCGACGTTGAATTTGTAAGGCGGCGTCTGGCAGAATGATTGGATAAGGAGGCAATCCCAACCCAATTTTAGCTGCGACGCTGCCAAAACGACGTACTTTAGTATAGCAGAGTGTGGAAACATTCGGagcattttcttgaaaatgtatGTGCAGATTGCTATGAGGATAATGAAGATGAAAGCATGTGAAGCGTTTCTCATTTTCATCTCTTAGTTTTCGTTTTTCTTTGGCTTCACTGTACTTAGAGGCTTGATTGGCTTGTAGTCtctacacacacatatatatatgcatttgtaatttatattaataaaattttatattagtagTATACATGTGTTCAAAACGAGGAATACAATAATGGCTGCCGAGCCAACCGTACACGAATGGTgcgtaaatttattttatttaatttatcagCTTTGAAAGTTCAATTTTATAACCttaaaaatggaaataattgaagaaattaaaaatataaaagcataGTATTACTATTATTAGACCACCAAATCCACCATTCATGCCTTAATGCAGAATTTGTTTTGTCGCATGCACGTAGGTCAATGAAAGTGTCTCAAGAAATGTCCACGAAAGTGCGAGTTGATGTTTGTTGAATAAAGAGTTTaggaaatatgttttttttttttttataaaatacccCATGCAcgtatttgtttatatattaaattcagCATCATTCAATGACTATAAGAaaagataattaatattatatttaagttAAGTTGGTTAGACTGTTGACTTGATAGTCCAAAGGTTCTAAATTCGACACCCAAACTAAATTCAATCAATTCCTACGGTTAAAGGAATCCACCATTTTATTGTTAAGGAATCTCCAAGGACAAACTTCTTTACCCTAGCATCTTCATAGTTAATTAAGGAATCTCCAATGAAACATTTCTTTTCCCCAACATCTCCATTTTGTTGCCATTTGCCAACTCCCACGTGCCATTTGGTTGGATGgaaggaatt contains the following coding sequences:
- the LOC116004757 gene encoding uncharacterized RING finger protein P4H10.07-like; the protein is MKMRNASHAFTFIILIAICTFIFKKLLRMFPQSAILNYVVLAASQLKLGWDCLLIQSFCQPPPYKFNVDGTGMSPELGGRVFGGESEAVECAVCLCKIEEGEEVGDLRCNHIFHRDCLDRWLATGRNSCPLCRTQVKSAGRPLFDDRYQEVIAFDIFSDRRDGCTWWLR
- the LOC116004758 gene encoding E3 ubiquitin-protein ligase RHA2B-like yields the protein MRMRNASHAFIFIILIAICTFIFKKMLRMFPQSAILNYVVLAASHLKLAWDCLFIQSFCPPPPYKFNVDGTGMSPELGGRVFGGESEAVECAVCLCKIEEGEEVGDLRCNHIFHRDCLDRWLATGRNSCPLCRTQVKSAAGRRLFDDRYREVIEFDFFSGRRDGCTWWLR
- the LOC116003492 gene encoding RING-H2 finger protein ATL40-like; this encodes MKMRNASHAFIFIILIAICTYIFKKMLRMFPHSAILKYVVLAASQLKLGWDCLLIQSFCQTPPYKFNVDGTGMSPELGGRVFGGQSEEVECAVCLCKIEEGEEVRDLRCNHIFHRDCLDRWLATGRNSCPLCRTQVKSTGPRLFDDRYQEVIEFDFFSGRRDGCTWWLR